From a single Hippoglossus stenolepis isolate QCI-W04-F060 chromosome 2, HSTE1.2, whole genome shotgun sequence genomic region:
- the thumpd1 gene encoding THUMP domain-containing protein 1: MSAAVKRSRKRYGHHGKRWKGSRELEVGMEGILITCNMNERKCTAEAFNLLSEYAEELFGPEKLQDNTGSSSDEEAEEEDVDVALKKEVAQLKASGTKQQRRFQAMESGANNVIFIRTQNLESDKLVHHILSDLHTTKKKKSRVILRMLPVTGTCKAFQDDMVKYLTTYLESWFKTPNCATYQIAFKARNSSHNKRDEIIKSIAGLVGMLNPKNKVDLTNPELTIIVEVIKTVCCISVVKDYALYRKYNVQEVMKEEAPKPDAAAEKTATDQPEQKEEKQTNLEENKGEEENGKNVSQEKEVKKNEEVKKNEEVKKNEEVKKNEEVKKNEEVKKNPEDE, from the exons ATGTCCGCCGCGGTGAAACGGAGCAGGAAGCGGTACGGCCACCACGGCAAGCGGTGGAAGGGCTCCCGGGAGCTGGAGGTGGGCATGGAGGGCATCCTCATCACGTGCAACATGAACGAGAGGAAGTGCACCGCGGAGGCCTTCAACCTGCTCAGCGAGTACGCGGAGGAGCTGTTCGGACCCGAGAAG CTGCAAGACAATACTGGGAGCAGCAGTGACGAAGAGGCTGAGGAAGAAGACGTGGACGTCGCACTGAAGAAGGAAGTGGCACAGCTGAAAGCATCTGGAACCAAACAACAGAGGCGCTTCCAGGCTATGGAGAGCGGAGCGAACAACGTCATCTTCATCAGAACTCAGAATCTGG AATCTGACAAGTTGGTTCATCACATCCTGTCTGATCTCCACACcaccaagaagaagaagtccaGAGTGATTCTAAGGATGCTACCA GTGACTGGGACGTGCAAGGCCTTTCAGGATGACATGGTGAAGTATCTGACCACTTACCTGGAGTCGTGGTTCAAAACCCCAAATTGTGCTACGTATCAGATCGCCTTCAAGGCCCGGAACAGCAGCCACAACAAGAGAGACGAAATCATCAAATCCATCGCAG GTCTCGTGGGGATGCTGAACCCTAAAAACAAAGTGGATTTGACCAACCCAGAACTGACAATCATTGTGGAGGTCATCAAGACTGTGTGCTGCATCAGCGTGGTCAAAGACTATGCACTGTACAGAAAGTACAACGTTCAGGAGGTAATGAAAGAGGAAGCGCCGAAGCCCGACGCGGCCGCAGAGAAAACAGCTACAGACCAACCggagcagaaagaggagaaacagacgaacctggaggaaaacaaaggtgAAGAGGAAAATGGCAAAAATGTGTCGCAggaaaaggaggtgaagaagaacgaggaagtgaagaagaacgaggaggtgaagaagaacgaggaggtgaagaagaacgaggaagtgaagaagaacgaggaggtgaagaagaaccCCGAAGACGAGTAA
- the LOC118121858 gene encoding axin-1 — MSVVRELHGIGYRGGGGVVTSLSGPSHFTEDAPRPPVPGEEGSDVDPPVQSANTRPNTLSQTLGYPPSSLLSKMGDPSSYTPSSSSATPRRPDLDLGYEPEGSASPTPPYLKWAESLHSLLDDQEGIQLFRNFLCQEGCADLLDFWFACSGFRKTSQEKRAKLAKAIYRKYIVDGSGIVSRQIKAPTKSFIRDCVGKPHPDPAMFEQAQTEIQAMMEENTYPLFLKSDLYLEYTRTGGESPKPNPSDQSPSSGPAKSVPGYLPTLAEDEEWRCGGGGAGEEDEEKDEEECEDTPAGRLTQSLLMQTTPQRVSASRRRQDSRECRPWREPVNPYYANMGYARAPATSANDSEQQSMSSDADTLSLTDSSLDGIPPYRYRKQHRKEMHESAKANGRVPLPHIPRTYRMPKDIHVEPERFAAQLISRLETVLREREAQERLEERLKRVRLEEEGDDADISVTTSMSSHSIPLPLPSSFPPLYGARYSETTANTATAATYGGLVAMEDSHDDDPESILDDHVSRVMKTPGCQSPGATNSTLGGGGRHSPPKSSRSPDGGTGPPHFPPHRGAGHSLPAAGVKGVHHHKPQYHHRGREGQEETGSRSQPNTWNGDPAGQYAGRSRNYADGAGASTIDGMGNGSKGSTLSRRGCKKASETSGKVEEIGRGQETQVQHEDLERNQKILQWMMEGDRQRKTTHGGSTSSSRRTGPSSESPRPTSVERPGAVHPWVSAQLRNNPSSVSTAIPGPTSAQVQPSHPFIQDPAMPPNPAPNPLTQLEEARRRLEEERRRNALQQAKQRHKSGKRQVCENITVAYYFCGEPIPYRTSVKGRVVTLGQFKELLTKKGHYRFYFKKVSDEFDCGVVFEEVRDDDAILPIFEEKIIGKVEKVD; from the exons ATGAGTGTTGTCAGAGAATTACATGGGATTGGGTacaggggtggtgggggggtcgTAACCTCTCTGAGCGGCCCTTCCCACTTTACCGAGGATGCGCCGAGACCCCCTGTTCCTGGCGAGGAGGGGTCTGATGTGGACCCTCCGGTCCAGTCAGCCAACACCCGTCCGAACACCCTTTCCCAAACCCTCGGTTATCCCCCCTCATCCTTGTTATCTAAAATGGGGGATCCATCAAGTTACACACCCTCCTCGTCGTCAGCGACTCCACGTCGCCCGGATCTGGACTTGGGGTATGAACCTGAGGGCTCGGCTTCACCGACTCCACCTTACCTGAAGTGGGCCGAGTCGCTTCACTCTCTCCTAGACGACCAGGAAGGCATCCAGCTGTTCCGAAACTTCCTGTGCCAGGAAGGGTGTGCGGACCTCCTGGACTTCTGGTTCGCCTGCTCAGGGTTCAGGAAGACCAGCCAGGAGAAGAGGGCAAAGCTGGCCAAGGCCATCTACAGGAAGTACATTGTGGACGGAAGTGGGATTGTCTCCCGGCAGATCAAAGCACCCACCAAGAGCTTCATCAGAGACTGCGTGGGAAAGCCGCATCCAGACCCTGCCATGTTTGAACAG GCCCAGACAGAGATCCAGGCCATGATGGAGGAGAACACCTACCCTTTGTTCCTCAAGTCGGATCTGTATCTGGAGTACACGCGGACGGGAGGAGAGAGCCCCAAACCGAACCCCAGTGACCAGAGCCCGTCGTCGGGGCCAGCCAAGTCTGTGCCTGGGTACTTACCCACACTggctgaggatgaggagtgGAG GTGTGGGGGCGGAGGAGCgggagaagaggatgaagagaaagacgaggaggagtgTGAAGACACACCAGCTGGGAGGCTGACTCAGAGCCTGCTGATGCAGACAACACCACAGAGAGTCTCGgccagcaggaggaggcaggacagcAGGgagtgcag ACCGTGGAGGGAGCCGGTAAACCCATACTACGCGAATATGGGCTACGCTCGCGCTCCAGCCACCAGTGCCAATGacagtgagcagcagagcaTGTCGAGCGATGCAGACACACTGTCGCTGACCGACAGCAGCTT agatGGTATTCCTCCATACAGATATCGGAAGCAGCATCGTAAAGAGATGCATGAAAGTGCCAAAGCCAATGGACGCGTGCCCCTACCTCATATACCT CGCACGTACCGAATGCCAAAGGACATCCACGTAGAGCCTGAGAGGTTTGCAGCGCAGCTCATCAGCAGGCTGGAGACGgttctcagagagagagaggctcaggAACGACTCGAAGAGAGGCTGAAGAGAGTACGACTG gaagaagagggtgaCGATGCTGACATCTCCGTGACAACCTCCATGTCTTCTCATAGCATACCACTCCCTCTCCCCTCATCGTTTCCACCTCTCTACGGAGCCCGTTATTCAGAGACCACTGCTAACACGGCAACAGCCGCCACTTATGGCGGCCTGGTTGCCATGGAGGATTCCCACGACGACGACCCGGAGTCTATCTTGGATGATCATGTGTCGCGCGTGATGAAAACACCAGGCTGCCAGTCGCCAGGGGCAACCAACAGCACCTTAGGAGGAGGGGGTCGACACTCTCCTCCCAAATCATCACGCTCACCTGATGGGGGCACCGGACCGCCTCACTTCCCCCCACACCGAGGGGCAGGTCACAGTCTTCCTGCTGCCGGGGTCAAAG GTGTGCATCACCACAAGCCGCAGTACCACCACAGAGGACGAGAAGGGCAGGAGGAGACGGGCTCAAGGTCTCAGCCCAACACGTGGAACGGAGACCCGGCCGGTCAGTATGCAGGAAGAAGTCGGAACTATGCCGACGGGGCCGGAGCCAGCACGATCGACGGGATGGGTAACGG TAGTAAAGGGAGCACGCTATCACGGCGAGGGTGTAAGAAGGCTTCAGAGACATCGGGCAAGGTCGAAGAGATTGGGCGGGGTCAGGAGACACAGGTGCAGCACGAGGATCTGGAGAGAAACCAGAAGATCCTGCAGTGGATGATGGAAGGAGACAGACAAAGGAAGACCACCCACGG CGgcagcaccagcagctccaggaggaCGGGACCCAGCAGCGAGTCGCCGCGTCCGACTTCAGTGGAGCGACCCGGAGCTGTGCACCCCTGGGTCTCTGCCCAGCTGCGAAACAACCCCTCTTCGGTGTCCACCGCCATCCCCGGCCCAACGTCCGCCCAGGTCCAGCCCTCGCACCCTTTCATCCAGGACCCAGCTATGCCCCCCAACCCGGCTCCCAACCCCCTCACCCAGCTGGAGGAGGCTAGgaggagactggaggaggagaggaggaggaatgcaCTACAGCAGGCCAAGCAGAG GCATAAGTCTGGTAAGCGCCAGGTGTGTGAGAACATAACGGTCGCCTACTACTTTTGTGGAGAGCCAATCCCATACAGAACATCAGTCAAAGGCCGTGTGGTGACTTTAGGCCAGTTCAAGGAGCTGCTTACCAAAAAGGGCCACTACAG GTTCTACTTTAAGAAAGTGAGCGACGAGTTCGACTGTGGTGTGGTGTTTGAGGAGGTCCGCGACGATGACGCCATCCTGCCGATCTTCGAGGAGAAGATCATCGGGAAGGTGGAGAAGGTCGACTGA